In Citrus sinensis cultivar Valencia sweet orange chromosome 3, DVS_A1.0, whole genome shotgun sequence, the sequence CCTACCTGGCTGCTCTGCTCGCTCTTTACTTTTTGACCAACTAAAGGGCCCAGTTTCGAGTTCGAGTTTAATAGATGTCGTGAATcaatacaacaaaaaattaggaGAGGTTAGAGGTGTCGCACGACCGCGCATCTAAAGTTAAAcataaacaaatcaaacaaTGCATATTTACTTTCAAATATAACCTAATACACGCCCATAATAAATTGAACCATCATCCATCACTTGTAGACCTcttgtttcttcaatttttttttactcagTTTCTTAAGAAAATACAAGTATCCAACTAAATCATTCATCAAACTAAAGTTACAAAAGAGGAATCCGTTTGACGTCTCTTCTAAGATTTGTTATGGATACCCAATTTCACATTTATACTGTATCATAGGATGCATTAATGCAAATTAATCTATAAATGCATAAAACTATTCTCTTACATAATTAGACTGAAGGGTGGGGGGGAGCCATAGGATCAAGTTTGATCTTTTTCTCTTACAACATGCtcaaaagaaacataaataaaagaatcaaaCTCTTTTTCCCTCTCCTTATATTCAGATGGTCAGCTTATCCATCTCCCTCCTAAGTGCATTAGCTCTCACCAAGCTCCCAATAGTATTCACAGCCAACTTCAAATCCTCCAATGGGTTTCCGGGCACCACTCTTTTATACAAATAGCTATCAAATGTCATCTTCTGCACATACTCATCGGCACACATCTCCACAAATGCTTCCCTCGCTGGATTCGATCGGTAAAACACCTTCTGCAATACATCCAGTACCTTATAAGTTGGCCAGTAAGTCTTATCCCACTTCTCCAAATACTTCCTCAAGTCCCCTTCATCGATCATCCTGGTTCCATTCTCTGACCCTTCAATGATGGCCTCCGCACACATTCTTCCACTCTTTGCCGCAAAGTAAATGCCTTCGCCAGAGCATTTCGTGACGTACCCGGCTGCATCTCCGACTAATGCCACTCTCCCCGATAGCCTCCGCGGGCGGGGGTGTTCAGGAATCGGGTGTGCCTCCACTCGAATGATCTTGCCACCAAGGATTTTGTCCTTGGCCCGGTTTCTAGTTGCAAGTTGGAACTTCTTGATATCACCTTTGTGTGTCACTGTGCCTGTACCAACTGCCACATGATCACACTTGGGGAACACCCACCCATAAAAGTCCGGCGACACATCATCACCAACGTACATCTCCGCCAAGTTCTCATAGTACACCATTTTCTCGTCAGGGATTTTGACTCTTTCCTGGAGTAacacaattaacaaattaaaacttaaggATCAACGTTCATATCATCCTCACAGTGAGCTACATCTTATCTACATAATGATTGACCTGCACAACTAAATTTGCTAAATCTTCCCATCAGCGTCCTAATAAGTTTTCCTTTCGACTTTCGATTTACAATGTATTCACATTACTATTAGAAGTTCAGCAGACAGCTAGGGAATCTTTTGAGTATAGCTCTAAAATTTGCCACAAATAAAGGTTGAAAATTTGGCAATTTCTATGCATATTTTTAAGATTGGCCCACTAATGTTCAAAGGTATTATGTTACAGCTACTCTAGTTTATGATTTATCCAGTATGGTCCTCACGTGATGAGTTACCTGAAATGCAATGGCGTAATCATAATCACCAGCATTGATGGACTTGGCAACTCTGGAGTTAGCACCATCAGCTCCGATAACAGCATCAACCTCCAGCGTCCTCTTCTCACCGACGCCGCCCTTTGTCCCATCGTACTCCGTATAATACAAAACGTACGGCTGCTCAAAGTTCCTCGGCAAATCCATCTTCATGAATAACCCGTTAATCACGCTCGCCCCGTTCTTCTCCGCCCTCTCCCTCAAATACGCGTCCAGAACCTCCCGCCTCACCATCCCGATATACTCGTGCGGCTTCAGCGTCTGCCCGATGTCCACCGCCACGTTCGACGGCGatatcatcttcatcttcgtcACCTTCCGGTCGATTATGTCCAGCGGCAGGTCAAACTCCCCCACCATGCAGAGAGGGATGGCCCCGCCGCAGGGCTTGCAGTTGTCGAGCTTACGCTCGATCAGGAACGTTTCGACGCCATTTTGTGCGAGCGTCTCGGCGGCAGCTCCGCCTGCTGGGCCGCCCCCGATGACCGCCACTCGGAGGTTGCGGTTGGTGAGTTTTGGACTGGTTTTTGCCGCGGAGACTCGGAATTTTTGCTGACGTGGGAGGGCTTGAGCGATGAAGTGGGGGTGCTGTTGTTCTTGCGGTGATTGGCGGAGGCCAGTGAAGGATTTGAGAGCCATTGATGCCATTGTGGGAGCTTCAGTCAGGGGTGAGTGTGGAGCACCGCGGGtttatgcttttgtttttgtatttccatttctttttttcaatttgttttggTTGATATGGTTTGTGATTTTCGGGTTTTATTGACCGTTGGATTGGGGAAATGGAGGGTGGAGATTAGATGTGGATAACGGGATAGATTTTTTGAGATGGGTTTTAGTGAGTTTTGGCAATGTTGTGTACTTTCTCATGAAAGTATGCAGTTGTTTTGtcttaattagatttttcGGGTTTTATTGACCGTTGGATTGGGGAAATGGAGGGTGGAGATTAGATATGGATAATGGTATAGATTTTTTGAGATGGGTTTTAGTGAGAGTTTTGGCAATGTTGTGTACCTTCTCATGAAAGTAGTTTTGTCTTAATCTTAATTAGATTCAGTGGTTCATGCCGTGCCACGTAAGATATTTGAGTTCCACTCAAGGCAAAGTAAAggtcaaaaattttattggtaCAGTTGATTACAATCATTTGCTTATAACAAGAATCTAGATTTTTCATTGGCTAAGAAGATGTCAAGGGAGAATGAATAAACTAACGGAGATGGTGACATTACGATCTTGGAGTACAATTTAGGAAACATATCTACCGttcatctatttttttaaatttttaaaaaatatataattcttttttttttaatttagaatctACCTAAAGTTATTTcttatttcacttttttatttccGCTTGGAATctgttaagaaaactaacagaaacttaaaaaaatgatcattttactccccaaaataaaaataataatttcaccctaaaaattatcaaaaataatcaaattaaatctaaatatttttctcatcgcttaataaagaaattaattccacaaccatcaaatacaggtttttttaaaaatatgtatgtaattagaatactaaattataatagtagtattaaaaatagttcaATCTCACaaaccatcaattgaatttaaaataagtagagttttattatttattgaattataatCTCTaatagttaagattttttaagacttcattaacgtaccaataataatatttatcattaaatctgattattttttatattttttaaggtgaaattataattttcgttttgggggtaaaattgttatttttttaagtttccgttagttttcttaacggattccaaatggtagtggaaaagtgaaacaaaatataactttagATGGATtctagcaaaaaaaaaattgtgtatttttaaaaaaattaaaaaaaataggtgGACGGTGAATATTTTCCCTACAATTTATTAAGACTGTGAACAGTACAATTGCTGGCTTATATGAATTAGGCAggatgtaaaatatattttggaaaatatgtaaaattaaaataattggaaGCTTCTAACTTTTAAggtcattaaattaaatgtaacGTGTTAGCACAATTCTTATGCAACGTTACTAGAATTGGGTGGCTCTTGCTTTTTTCCTCTATTCATGTTGTTGGGGTGGGGGAACAAATTCTCCCAATTTTATCCCAAACATATTTTGGagcaaattcttttaattgcATAGCTATTTTTAAGATGCActtataatcatttttaatcataatattaattaaaaaaatcaaaatcaattgaaataaaggaGTAAAGGACTATTCgtattttatcaatatatagtttatttaaaccaaaaaaaaaactaaaaataaaatcatctcAAGATAGGATAAATTTGAACAGCCAATTTTTTTACACGGACATAAACCCACTAATTACATGGACATAAGACCCACTAATTATCTCATTCCATCTTAATTCTCTCATAATCTGCTAGAAAAACATTGTTGTAACGTATGGAACAAGCTGTTTGTGGGCGTTGAACAAATTAACTTTCTCACAAAcggtcttttaatttaacctTGTAGCAcgaatttgaataatttctgAAGATTTTTCATTCGAATTTTCGGTATATCCATATGTTGTtgtcctaaaattggaaacaaattgCGGAAACTTCCACTCATAAGCAATGACTCGGTTGGTGAACACACCATAACAACTCACAGAATCAACATATGATATTTGTGACAGTTCTCTAGTCTCTACACATTTGGGATAGTTGGGACGGATCATTGAAACAAAAACCATGAAGTAGTTGCAGTAGGTTTGAATCTGTAGCAGTTGGGTCATCAGATATGTTTACCTCCATGAGAAAAATCCCCTGCTCTCTCTCAGTCACGGTTTCTAAACTTGTGCGACATTTCTTTTGACACACTACCAACTTTCAAATGCTTAAAATCCAAACACATTCCGCACAGAAACAACATTAACTACAACCCTGGAAAATATTCTACTCTCTTTCCCTGGCTAACATGAAGCTTTCATCGAGACAATTGATAATAATCTTGATCCTTTTGGGGATTGCCACTGATGGGTATCATTGCAAAGTTGTGCAGTTCATTTTCGGGGACTCGCTGTCTGATGTTGGTAACAACAGGTACCTTACCAGGAGTCTTGCTAATGCAAACCTGCCATGGTATGGTATTGATTTTGGCAATGGAATGCCTAATGGGAGGTTCACTAATGGCCGCACCGTTGCTGATATAATAGGTAATCCCTTTTTACATTAAgttattgcatcaaaacaagTGTTATTTTCCTGCTAATGTATTAACAGTGTCATTTTCTCAGGTGACAAGATGGGTCTCCCAAGGCCGCCGGCTTTTCTAGATCCATCTTTAACAGAAGATGTAATATTGGAGAATGGAGTCAATTATGCCTCAGGTGGTGGAGGAATTTTGAATGAAACTGGTGGTTACTTTGTAAGCTGCAACCATATGCATGAACATTCATAGTAcctgtatatatattttttaaactcttAGCATTAGCGAAATATTGATCAAATTCCACGACCTCTTTGCAGATTCAGAGGTTCTCTCTGTATAAGCAAATTGACCTGTTTAGAGGGACTCAAGACCTGATAAAAAGCAAAATTGACAACGAAGCAGCAGAGAAGTTCTTTCAAGAAGCCCGTTATGTGGTTGCCTTGGGCAGCAATGACTTCATTAACAATTACTTAACCGGGGTTTACAGTGATTCATGGAAGTATAATGATGCAACCTTCATTGACTACTTAATGGAAACACTTGAGGACCAACTGAAGGTAATTTCATCAATCAAAGACTATAATCATCCttgtgtcattttt encodes:
- the LOC102628832 gene encoding geranylgeranyl diphosphate reductase, chloroplastic; its protein translation is MASMALKSFTGLRQSPQEQQHPHFIAQALPRQQKFRVSAAKTSPKLTNRNLRVAVIGGGPAGGAAAETLAQNGVETFLIERKLDNCKPCGGAIPLCMVGEFDLPLDIIDRKVTKMKMISPSNVAVDIGQTLKPHEYIGMVRREVLDAYLRERAEKNGASVINGLFMKMDLPRNFEQPYVLYYTEYDGTKGGVGEKRTLEVDAVIGADGANSRVAKSINAGDYDYAIAFQERVKIPDEKMVYYENLAEMYVGDDVSPDFYGWVFPKCDHVAVGTGTVTHKGDIKKFQLATRNRAKDKILGGKIIRVEAHPIPEHPRPRRLSGRVALVGDAAGYVTKCSGEGIYFAAKSGRMCAEAIIEGSENGTRMIDEGDLRKYLEKWDKTYWPTYKVLDVLQKVFYRSNPAREAFVEMCADEYVQKMTFDSYLYKRVVPGNPLEDLKLAVNTIGSLVRANALRREMDKLTI
- the LOC102629097 gene encoding GDSL esterase/lipase At1g74460 yields the protein MKLSSRQLIIILILLGIATDGYHCKVVQFIFGDSLSDVGNNRYLTRSLANANLPWYGIDFGNGMPNGRFTNGRTVADIIGDKMGLPRPPAFLDPSLTEDVILENGVNYASGGGGILNETGGYFIQRFSLYKQIDLFRGTQDLIKSKIDNEAAEKFFQEARYVVALGSNDFINNYLTGVYSDSWKYNDATFIDYLMETLEDQLKMLHGMGARQLMVFGLAPMGCIPLQRVLSTSGGCQEKTNKLAVSFNAAASKLLDKMSSTLANASYTFGDNYDVVNDVITNPSKFGFENSDSPCCSFGRIRPALTCIPASILCKDRSKYVFWDEYHPSDAANELVANELIKKLGFLQVDPTNSPSPAPASEPTPDPEG